One genomic window of Sporosarcina ureae includes the following:
- the rpoE gene encoding DNA-directed RNA polymerase subunit delta, with amino-acid sequence MNIHDMTKEELLEESLINITHQVLTERRESLTLAELMEEFRKLTGITEKELKAKMLQFYTDLNIDGRFLAIQDNRWGLREWYPVDQIEEETAPVVKVRKKKKKKKDYDEDDIEDEDDDEEEIFDEEYVELGEEDDADDEEEEEEEVVEIDEDLIDPDDDLEVIPEVELDIDEEDEDEEEEEEEYEEEK; translated from the coding sequence TTGAATATCCATGACATGACAAAAGAAGAACTTTTGGAAGAATCGTTAATCAACATTACGCACCAAGTACTGACAGAGCGACGTGAATCCCTTACGTTGGCGGAATTGATGGAAGAGTTCCGTAAACTTACAGGTATAACCGAGAAGGAATTGAAAGCGAAAATGCTTCAATTTTATACAGACCTAAACATCGATGGTAGATTCCTTGCGATCCAAGACAACCGTTGGGGCTTACGCGAATGGTATCCAGTGGATCAGATCGAAGAAGAAACTGCACCTGTCGTAAAAGTGCGAAAGAAGAAAAAGAAGAAAAAAGATTATGACGAAGATGATATCGAAGATGAAGATGATGACGAAGAAGAAATCTTCGATGAGGAATACGTTGAACTTGGCGAAGAAGATGACGCAGACGACGAAGAAGAGGAAGAAGAGGAAGTAGTCGAAATCGATGAAGATTTAATCGATCCTGACGACGACCTGGAAGTTATTCCTGAAGTAGAACTCGATATCGATGAAGAAGATGAAGATGAAGAGGAAGAAGAAGAAGAGTACGAGGAAGAGAAATAA
- a CDS encoding CTP synthase, whose product MTKYIFITGGVVSSLGKGINAASLGRLLKNRGLKVTNQKFDPYINIDPRMMSPYQHGEVFVTEDGAETDLDIGHYERFIDIECNRYSNVTMGKVYDLVLRKERAGEYNGATVQVIPHITNEIKELIKRAGQTLNADVVITEIGGSVGDIESLPYLEAIRQLKTDLAKDDVMYIHNTLIPYLHAAGEMKTKPTQHSVKELRSLGIQPNMIVVRSEYPVPQEMKDKIALFCNIKPEEVIEALDAETLYEVPLRLHEQNMDQLVVDYLGLETPQPELSEVEDLVRLVKSLKEKVTIGLVGKYVELQDAYISAVEAMRHAGYAFDADIDIKWINSADLTSENVAELLGDVDGILVPGGFGDRAIDGKIEAITYAREQKIPFFGISLGLQLAATEIARNVIGLKTAHSLEFDTETEHQITTFHPDCRTAREADSTLRLGAYPCKVAENTKASAAYGEELVYERHRHRYEMNLAYRAQLEEAGFIVSGISPDGRLIEIMEMKDHPYFVACQFHPEFASRPNRPSPLIRDFIRAALEHKN is encoded by the coding sequence ATGACAAAATATATTTTCATTACAGGCGGCGTCGTCTCTTCTTTAGGTAAAGGTATTAACGCGGCATCACTCGGACGTTTACTCAAGAATCGCGGTTTGAAAGTAACGAACCAAAAATTCGATCCATATATCAATATTGATCCACGCATGATGAGCCCGTACCAGCACGGGGAAGTTTTCGTAACAGAAGACGGTGCGGAAACGGATCTGGATATCGGTCACTACGAGCGTTTTATCGACATCGAATGTAACCGTTACTCCAACGTAACGATGGGGAAAGTGTATGATCTAGTATTGCGCAAAGAACGCGCTGGCGAATACAACGGAGCAACAGTTCAAGTAATCCCTCATATTACCAATGAAATTAAAGAATTGATCAAACGTGCGGGCCAAACATTGAACGCGGATGTTGTGATTACGGAAATTGGGGGAAGCGTAGGGGATATCGAATCATTGCCATACCTTGAAGCTATTCGCCAATTGAAAACGGACCTTGCGAAAGATGACGTCATGTACATTCATAACACGCTCATTCCATATTTGCATGCAGCTGGGGAAATGAAAACGAAGCCGACACAGCATAGTGTGAAGGAATTGCGTAGTCTTGGAATTCAGCCGAATATGATCGTTGTGCGAAGCGAATATCCAGTACCGCAAGAAATGAAAGACAAGATTGCATTATTCTGTAATATCAAGCCAGAAGAAGTGATCGAAGCACTTGATGCGGAAACTCTATATGAAGTACCTCTTCGTTTGCATGAGCAAAACATGGATCAGCTAGTCGTCGATTACTTGGGTCTTGAAACACCACAGCCTGAACTTTCGGAAGTGGAAGACTTAGTGAGATTGGTTAAGTCACTAAAAGAAAAAGTAACAATCGGTTTAGTTGGGAAGTATGTAGAATTACAAGATGCATACATTTCAGCAGTAGAAGCGATGCGTCACGCTGGATACGCGTTCGATGCAGACATCGATATTAAGTGGATCAACTCGGCAGATCTGACTTCTGAAAACGTTGCGGAACTTCTTGGTGACGTAGATGGTATTCTGGTACCAGGTGGCTTCGGAGATCGTGCAATCGATGGTAAAATTGAAGCGATCACGTATGCACGTGAACAGAAGATTCCATTCTTTGGTATCAGTTTAGGTCTGCAGTTAGCAGCTACTGAAATCGCACGTAACGTCATCGGTCTGAAAACAGCTCATTCACTTGAGTTCGACACAGAGACGGAGCACCAGATTACGACATTCCATCCGGATTGCCGTACAGCACGCGAAGCAGACAGTACATTGCGCTTAGGTGCTTATCCATGTAAAGTAGCCGAAAACACGAAGGCTTCTGCTGCATATGGCGAAGAGTTAGTGTACGAGCGTCATCGCCACCGTTATGAAATGAACTTGGCATACCGCGCGCAATTGGAAGAGGCAGGGTTCATCGTTTCTGGAATTAGTCCGGACGGTCGCTTGATCGAAATTATGGAGATGAAAGATCATCCATACTTCGTCGCTTGCCAGTTCCACCCAGAATTTGCTTCCCGTCCAAATCGTCCATCACCACTGATCCGCGATTTTATCCGCGCGGCGCTTGAGCATAAAAACTAA
- a CDS encoding acyl-CoA dehydrogenase — MDFTLTEEQLMMRQMVRDFAKNEIEPWIPRMEDGEFPRELLEKMGELGLMGITAPEQYGGSEMDFLSYIIAIHELSKVSAVMGVVLSVHTSVGMNPILYFGTEEQKNRYLPKMASGEYLGAFCLTEASSGSDAGSLKTKAKRVDDHYIINGSKMFITNGGEADVYIVFANTAPEKGTYGITAFIVDRDTPGLSIGKDEKKMGLHGSRTVALSFDNMKVPVENRLGEEEGGFKIAMANLDIGRIGIAAQALGIAEASLEAAVAYAKEREQFGKPIAANQGIGFKLADMATATEAARLLVYRAAWLRSEGKPCGKEASMAKLFASQASVDNSIEAVQVFGGYGYTKDYPVERYFRDAKVCQIYEGTSEIQKVVIAKHLTN, encoded by the coding sequence ATGGACTTTACATTAACAGAAGAACAACTAATGATGCGCCAAATGGTTCGTGATTTCGCAAAAAACGAGATCGAACCTTGGATTCCACGGATGGAAGATGGGGAATTTCCACGTGAACTACTAGAAAAAATGGGTGAGCTCGGATTGATGGGAATTACAGCACCTGAACAGTATGGAGGTTCAGAAATGGACTTCTTGTCATATATCATCGCAATTCACGAACTATCAAAAGTCAGCGCCGTCATGGGAGTCGTGTTGTCTGTTCATACTTCTGTTGGAATGAATCCGATCCTCTACTTTGGTACGGAAGAACAAAAGAATCGCTACTTGCCAAAAATGGCATCCGGTGAATACTTGGGTGCATTTTGCCTGACAGAAGCATCGTCCGGATCAGACGCAGGTTCATTGAAAACGAAAGCGAAGCGAGTTGACGACCATTACATAATCAATGGCTCGAAAATGTTCATCACAAACGGTGGGGAAGCGGACGTCTACATCGTCTTTGCTAACACCGCTCCTGAAAAAGGAACGTATGGCATCACCGCATTCATTGTTGACCGGGATACACCGGGATTATCTATAGGCAAAGATGAAAAGAAAATGGGTCTACACGGCTCGCGAACCGTCGCGCTTAGCTTCGACAATATGAAAGTACCTGTGGAAAATAGACTGGGTGAAGAAGAAGGCGGCTTCAAAATCGCCATGGCCAATCTTGACATCGGTCGAATCGGTATCGCCGCTCAAGCGTTAGGCATAGCAGAAGCCTCACTAGAAGCTGCCGTTGCCTATGCAAAAGAACGCGAGCAATTCGGCAAACCCATCGCAGCCAATCAAGGCATAGGCTTCAAACTAGCCGACATGGCCACCGCAACAGAAGCGGCTCGACTACTAGTCTACCGCGCAGCTTGGCTACGTTCAGAGGGTAAACCATGCGGCAAAGAAGCGTCCATGGCCAAACTATTTGCATCCCAAGCCTCCGTAGATAACTCCATAGAAGCCGTCCAAGTATTCGGCGGCTATGGCTACACGAAGGATTATCCAGTAGAACGTTACTTCCGCGACGCGAAAGTATGCCAAATCTACGAAGGCACAAGCGAAATTCAAAAAGTAGTCATCGCCAAACATCTAACAAACTAA
- the icmF gene encoding fused isobutyryl-CoA mutase/GTPase IcmF gives MVTEEIYKPKHHIRFVTASSLFDGHDASINIMRRILQATGAEVIHLGHNRSVEEVVNAAIQEDVQGIAMSSYQGGHVEYFKYMHDLLKERGASHIKIFGGGGGVIIPKEIKELHEYGIEWIFSPEDGRKLGLQGMINKIMELSDFSTTPESEEANLEQLTAETPGILANLITYVEENHLNKDEATKQLLDRARAMSKQTPVLGITGTGGAGKSSLTDELIRRFLREFPDKRVAILSVDPTKQKTGGALLGDRIRMNAIFNNRVYMRSLATRGSRSELTTAIHDVLDITKAAGYDLIIVETSGIGQGDARITDVSDVSMYVMTSEFGAPTQLEKIDMIDFADLIVINKFERKGSEDALIQVRKQYQRSHLLFDHDLDTMPVYGTIASQFNDKGTNTLFAALVEKLNNATDSDWTTSYTDFVTNQKQTVIIPPDRSHYLREIASTIRNYHAKSKQQAELARRVFQLEGAMEAVKEADSNEALLDSLNSLKEGVEEQLTSESKRALKNWGPLKESYEQDEYVVKIRDKEIRTTLNTVSLSGLKVPKVVLPQYKDYGEILRFVYSENVPGSFPYTGGVFPFKREGEDPRRQFAGEGTPERTNRRFHYVSKDDDAKRLSTAFDSVTLYGEDPDERPDIYGKVGESGVSICTLEDMKKLYDGFDLCSPMTSVSMTINGPAPIILAMFMNAAIDQQVRKKEEELGRTLTVAEFTEVREMTFQTVRGTVQADILKEDQGQNTCIFSTEFALRLMGDIQQYFIDKKVRNYYSVSISGYHIAEAGSNPISQLAFTLANGFTYVEYYLSRGMHIDDFAPNLSFFFSNGLDPEYTVIGRVARRIWAITMRDKYGANERSQKLKYHIQTSGRSLHAQEIDFNDIRTTLQALMALQDNCNSLHTNAYDEAITTPTEESVRRAMAIQMIIMKEHGLSKNENPLQGAYIIEEMTSLVEEAVLQEFDRLNDRGGVLGSMETQYQRGKIQEESMYYEMKKHSGELPIIGVNTYLNPNPPSEEDIDNMELARATQQEKESQITNLRAFQAQHADEADQALADLQEVAITGGNVFAELMKTVRVASLGQITNALYEVGGQYRRNM, from the coding sequence ATGGTAACTGAGGAAATCTATAAACCGAAACACCATATTCGTTTCGTGACGGCATCTAGTTTATTCGACGGGCATGATGCATCGATCAACATCATGCGCAGAATATTACAGGCAACCGGAGCGGAAGTTATTCATCTCGGACATAATCGATCTGTTGAGGAAGTTGTAAACGCTGCCATTCAAGAAGATGTACAAGGAATCGCTATGTCTTCCTACCAAGGCGGTCATGTGGAGTATTTCAAATACATGCATGACTTGTTGAAGGAAAGAGGCGCTTCCCATATTAAAATATTCGGCGGTGGTGGAGGAGTCATCATCCCGAAAGAAATCAAAGAGTTGCATGAATACGGTATCGAATGGATCTTTTCACCGGAAGACGGTCGGAAACTAGGTCTACAAGGTATGATCAATAAAATCATGGAACTATCGGATTTCTCCACGACTCCCGAAAGCGAAGAGGCTAACCTGGAACAACTGACAGCAGAAACGCCAGGTATCCTAGCGAATTTAATCACGTACGTAGAAGAAAACCATTTGAACAAAGATGAAGCGACGAAGCAATTACTCGATCGCGCACGCGCCATGTCTAAACAAACGCCAGTACTAGGGATCACAGGTACGGGTGGAGCAGGTAAAAGTTCCTTGACAGATGAATTAATTCGTCGTTTCTTGCGTGAGTTCCCTGACAAAAGAGTGGCGATCCTTTCTGTAGATCCAACGAAGCAAAAAACGGGCGGTGCTTTACTTGGCGACCGGATTCGTATGAATGCAATCTTTAATAACCGTGTCTACATGCGTAGTCTGGCAACACGTGGATCACGTTCAGAGTTAACAACGGCTATCCATGACGTCCTTGATATCACAAAAGCGGCTGGCTATGACTTGATAATTGTAGAGACGAGCGGAATTGGGCAAGGAGATGCACGCATTACGGATGTATCCGACGTTTCGATGTACGTGATGACGAGTGAATTTGGTGCGCCGACACAGTTAGAAAAAATCGATATGATCGATTTCGCTGACTTAATTGTTATCAATAAATTTGAGCGAAAAGGTTCGGAAGATGCATTGATTCAAGTACGCAAACAATATCAACGTAGCCATTTGCTATTTGATCATGATCTTGACACGATGCCTGTATATGGCACGATTGCAAGTCAGTTTAACGATAAAGGCACCAACACACTTTTTGCAGCGCTTGTTGAAAAACTCAACAATGCAACGGATTCTGATTGGACGACAAGTTACACAGACTTCGTGACGAATCAAAAGCAAACCGTCATTATTCCGCCTGACCGTAGCCACTACTTGCGTGAAATCGCCTCAACAATCCGTAACTACCATGCGAAATCCAAACAGCAAGCAGAGCTGGCACGTCGCGTATTCCAACTTGAAGGTGCGATGGAAGCGGTGAAAGAAGCAGATTCCAATGAAGCGTTACTAGATTCATTGAATAGCTTGAAAGAAGGCGTCGAAGAGCAATTAACAAGCGAATCGAAGCGTGCTTTAAAAAACTGGGGGCCTTTGAAAGAGTCTTATGAGCAGGATGAATATGTCGTGAAAATACGCGACAAAGAAATCCGTACGACGCTTAATACTGTGAGTCTATCTGGCTTGAAGGTGCCGAAAGTAGTGTTGCCACAATACAAAGATTATGGTGAAATTCTACGCTTTGTATACAGTGAGAACGTTCCTGGTTCATTCCCGTACACTGGAGGCGTCTTTCCATTCAAACGTGAAGGCGAAGATCCGCGCCGTCAGTTTGCTGGGGAAGGAACACCTGAACGTACGAATCGTCGTTTCCATTATGTCTCAAAAGACGACGATGCAAAACGTTTATCCACAGCGTTTGACTCTGTAACATTATACGGAGAAGATCCCGATGAGCGTCCTGATATCTACGGAAAAGTTGGCGAATCAGGCGTGAGCATTTGTACACTTGAAGATATGAAAAAGCTCTATGACGGCTTTGATCTTTGTTCGCCTATGACGTCTGTTTCCATGACAATCAATGGACCGGCGCCAATTATTTTAGCAATGTTCATGAACGCCGCAATCGATCAGCAAGTACGTAAAAAAGAAGAAGAACTTGGACGGACACTTACTGTCGCAGAGTTCACTGAAGTACGTGAAATGACATTCCAAACAGTTCGTGGAACAGTACAAGCGGATATTTTGAAAGAAGACCAAGGGCAAAATACATGTATCTTCTCTACAGAATTTGCATTGCGTCTAATGGGCGATATCCAACAATATTTCATCGATAAAAAAGTTCGTAATTACTATTCTGTATCGATTTCGGGCTATCATATCGCAGAAGCAGGTTCGAATCCGATTTCCCAGCTAGCGTTCACACTGGCAAACGGCTTCACATATGTGGAATATTACTTGAGCCGTGGCATGCATATTGACGACTTTGCACCAAACCTGTCGTTCTTCTTCTCGAACGGCCTGGATCCCGAGTATACGGTAATCGGTCGCGTGGCGCGTCGCATTTGGGCGATTACGATGCGTGACAAATACGGAGCGAATGAACGCAGTCAAAAGTTGAAATACCATATTCAAACATCTGGCCGTAGTTTGCATGCTCAAGAAATTGATTTCAACGACATTCGCACCACGTTACAAGCATTGATGGCGTTGCAAGATAACTGTAACTCGCTCCACACGAATGCATACGACGAAGCCATTACGACACCGACAGAAGAATCTGTTCGCCGTGCGATGGCAATTCAGATGATCATCATGAAAGAACACGGCTTGTCGAAAAACGAAAATCCGCTTCAAGGGGCTTACATTATCGAAGAAATGACAAGTCTCGTGGAAGAAGCGGTATTACAAGAATTCGATCGACTGAACGACCGTGGCGGTGTACTTGGCTCTATGGAGACACAGTACCAGCGCGGCAAGATTCAGGAAGAGTCGATGTATTATGAAATGAAAAAACACTCAGGGGAGTTACCGATCATCGGCGTCAATACGTACTTGAATCCGAATCCGCCATCTGAGGAAGATATCGATAATATGGAGTTGGCCCGTGCGACACAACAAGAAAAAGAGTCCCAAATTACCAACTTGCGCGCTTTCCAAGCCCAGCATGCTGACGAAGCAGACCAAGCGCTTGCTGATCTTCAGGAAGTGGCGATTACAGGAGGCAATGTATTCGCTGAGTTGATGAAGACTGTGCGAGTAGCCAGCCTTGGACAAATTACTAACGCACTTTATGAAGTAGGCGGGCAGTACCGCCGTAATATGTAA
- a CDS encoding 3-hydroxybutyryl-CoA dehydrogenase, with amino-acid sequence MTIEKVFVIGAGQMGGGIAQVCAQAGYQVTLHDLNEEAYDRGFKVITKNLTRNVEKGRMTEEEKEAVLGRFTKSLDMQNAKDADIVIEAAVENMAIKTKIFAELDEITPEHTILATNTSSLPITEIGAATKRPGKVIGMHFMNPVPVMQLVEVIRGLATDDDVYEAVEEMTKKLNKTPVEVNDAPGFVANRVLMPMINEAIFTLYEGVATKEAIDDVMKMGMNHPMGPLQLADFIGLDTCLYIMETLYEGFGDSKYRPCPLLRKYVKAGWHGKKTGRGFYSYE; translated from the coding sequence ATGACAATTGAAAAAGTATTTGTAATTGGCGCAGGACAAATGGGCGGAGGAATTGCTCAAGTCTGCGCACAGGCGGGCTATCAAGTAACTCTTCATGATCTCAATGAAGAAGCATATGACCGAGGTTTTAAAGTCATCACGAAAAACTTAACGCGCAACGTGGAAAAAGGCCGTATGACTGAGGAAGAGAAAGAAGCCGTCCTCGGTCGTTTCACAAAATCACTAGATATGCAAAATGCGAAAGATGCCGACATCGTCATCGAAGCGGCAGTTGAAAATATGGCAATCAAAACAAAGATCTTCGCAGAGCTAGATGAGATCACACCGGAACATACTATTTTAGCGACGAACACATCTTCATTGCCCATCACGGAAATCGGTGCGGCTACAAAACGTCCAGGAAAAGTAATTGGTATGCACTTCATGAATCCAGTACCAGTCATGCAGCTTGTCGAAGTCATCCGCGGACTTGCAACAGATGATGATGTCTACGAAGCAGTTGAAGAGATGACGAAAAAGCTCAACAAAACACCTGTTGAAGTAAACGATGCACCCGGCTTTGTCGCAAACCGTGTGTTGATGCCGATGATCAACGAAGCGATCTTCACATTATACGAAGGTGTCGCAACGAAAGAAGCGATTGACGATGTTATGAAAATGGGGATGAATCATCCGATGGGGCCACTGCAACTGGCAGATTTCATTGGACTCGACACATGCCTCTACATTATGGAAACATTGTATGAAGGATTCGGCGACTCGAAATATCGTCCATGCCCATTGTTACGTAAATACGTCAAAGCAGGTTGGCACGGCAAAAAAACAGGGCGCGGTTTCTATTCATACGAATAA
- a CDS encoding acyl-CoA dehydrogenase: protein MDFKLSEEHEMIRKMVRDFAQKEVAPTAAQRDEDETFDMDIFHKMAELGLTGIPWPEEYGGIGSDYLAYVIAVEELSRVCASTGVVLSAHTSLAGWPLFKYGNEEQKQKYLRPLAEGTKMGAYCLTEAGSGSDAGGMKTTAKLDGDDYVLNGSKIFITNGGIADTYIVFAVTDPESKHKGTSAFIVESTFEGFSVGKKEKKMGIRSSPTTEVVLDNCRVPKENLLGEEGDGFIIAMKTLDGGRNGIAAQAVGIAQGALDAAVDYSKERTQFGKPIVANQGISFKLADMATAIEASRLLTYQAAWLETNDLPYGKASAMAKLMAGDTAMKVTTEAVQVFGGYGYTKDYPVERYMRDAKITQIYEGTQEIQRLVISRMLTK from the coding sequence ATGGACTTTAAATTATCAGAAGAACACGAAATGATTAGAAAAATGGTACGGGACTTTGCACAAAAAGAAGTAGCACCAACTGCAGCACAACGAGACGAAGACGAAACTTTCGACATGGACATCTTCCACAAGATGGCCGAACTTGGACTTACAGGCATTCCATGGCCGGAAGAATACGGCGGCATCGGTAGCGACTACCTAGCCTACGTCATTGCAGTAGAAGAACTATCTCGTGTTTGCGCATCTACAGGTGTCGTCTTGTCTGCACACACGTCTCTAGCAGGATGGCCACTATTCAAATACGGTAACGAAGAACAGAAACAAAAATACTTACGTCCACTTGCGGAAGGTACGAAGATGGGGGCATACTGCCTGACAGAAGCAGGTTCAGGATCAGACGCAGGCGGCATGAAAACTACAGCGAAGCTTGACGGTGATGACTACGTGCTAAATGGCTCGAAAATCTTCATTACAAATGGCGGGATTGCTGACACATATATCGTTTTTGCTGTAACTGATCCGGAATCCAAACATAAAGGAACAAGCGCATTCATTGTAGAAAGCACTTTTGAAGGATTCTCTGTAGGTAAGAAAGAAAAGAAAATGGGAATACGTTCTTCGCCGACAACAGAAGTCGTATTAGATAACTGTCGCGTGCCAAAAGAAAACCTTCTTGGAGAAGAAGGGGACGGATTCATTATCGCAATGAAAACGCTCGATGGCGGACGTAATGGAATTGCTGCTCAAGCAGTGGGTATTGCACAAGGCGCACTTGACGCTGCTGTCGATTACTCGAAAGAACGTACACAATTCGGCAAGCCGATCGTGGCCAACCAAGGCATTAGTTTTAAATTAGCAGATATGGCGACAGCGATAGAAGCATCTCGTCTGTTGACATACCAGGCTGCATGGCTCGAAACTAACGACTTGCCATACGGTAAAGCGTCTGCCATGGCGAAACTAATGGCTGGTGACACAGCAATGAAAGTCACAACAGAAGCCGTTCAAGTATTCGGTGGCTACGGTTATACAAAAGATTATCCAGTGGAGCGCTATATGCGTGACGCAAAAATCACGCAAATTTATGAAGGTACTCAAGAAATTCAACGTCTCGTCATTTCTCGTATGCTGACGAAATAA
- a CDS encoding TetR/AcrR family transcriptional regulator yields the protein MPKHEVKSTVKDEELIQKRRAQISRGAVKLFIDKGFHRTTTREIAKEAGFSIGTLYEYIRTKEDVLYLVCDNIYNEVNVRLSELDNNDNTVEGLRVAIARYYEVIDQMSDEFLVMYQESKSLPSEALRYVLTKELEMVEQFETIIRKCMEAGNLRIGPDEVSLIAHHILVSGQMWSFRRWALRREYTLQRYIEIQTDQIIKGLEK from the coding sequence ATGCCGAAACATGAAGTGAAATCTACCGTCAAAGATGAAGAACTTATTCAGAAGCGACGCGCACAAATTAGTCGGGGCGCTGTGAAATTATTTATCGACAAAGGATTTCACCGAACGACTACACGTGAAATTGCCAAAGAAGCGGGCTTCAGTATTGGCACATTATACGAGTATATTCGGACAAAAGAAGATGTTCTGTATCTTGTCTGTGACAATATTTATAATGAAGTCAATGTTCGTTTATCTGAGCTCGATAATAATGACAACACGGTAGAAGGGCTACGTGTGGCGATTGCACGGTATTACGAAGTCATCGATCAAATGTCGGATGAGTTTCTCGTCATGTACCAAGAGTCGAAATCGTTACCGAGCGAAGCGCTTCGGTATGTACTTACTAAAGAACTAGAAATGGTCGAGCAATTTGAGACGATCATACGGAAGTGCATGGAAGCTGGGAATCTACGCATCGGACCGGATGAAGTATCATTGATCGCGCATCATATCCTCGTTTCGGGCCAAATGTGGTCATTCAGAAGATGGGCACTGCGCAGAGAATATACTTTACAACGCTACATTGAGATACAAACTGATCAAATTATCAAAGGTTTAGAGAAATAA
- a CDS encoding acetyl-CoA C-acetyltransferase: MRTVILQGARTPFGKLSGALQSQTASDLGGIAIKEALARAGVQGDQVDEVIMGTVLQAGQGQIPSRQAAVKGGIPYGVKTETINKVCASGMRSITLADQLIRLGDETTIVAGGMESMTNAPYYANVRSGLKMGDSTLVDGMIYDGLTCSFSEGNVHMGTYGNRTANDFSVSRETQDKWSLRSHERALEAMEKGVFAEEIVGVSIPQRKGDPIVVTEDEGPRRGSSLEALAKLRPAFGKDGSVTAGNAPGINDGACAVVLMNEDEAKKQGKEPLAIILGHAEVAIEPERFPETPGHVIKALLEKTGKTADDIDLYEINEAFAVVALASSQIAGLDEEKVNVNGGAVALGHPIGASGARVVLTLANELKRRGGGIGIAAICSGGGQGDAIMIEVPKTN, encoded by the coding sequence ATGAGAACAGTTATTTTACAAGGTGCTAGAACACCATTTGGAAAATTAAGCGGTGCATTGCAATCACAAACAGCAAGCGATCTAGGGGGCATTGCGATCAAAGAAGCATTGGCCCGTGCTGGCGTACAAGGCGATCAAGTGGATGAAGTGATTATGGGGACTGTTTTACAAGCAGGGCAAGGGCAGATTCCTTCACGTCAAGCAGCTGTCAAAGGTGGCATTCCATATGGCGTCAAAACGGAAACGATCAATAAAGTATGCGCTTCCGGAATGCGCAGTATCACACTTGCTGACCAGCTAATTCGTCTTGGTGATGAGACAACAATTGTCGCAGGCGGTATGGAATCGATGACCAATGCACCCTATTATGCAAATGTCCGTTCAGGTTTGAAAATGGGCGATAGCACATTGGTAGATGGCATGATTTATGATGGATTGACGTGTTCATTCTCCGAAGGCAATGTTCACATGGGCACATACGGAAACAGGACAGCAAACGACTTCTCAGTAAGCCGTGAAACGCAGGACAAATGGTCATTACGTAGTCATGAACGCGCACTGGAAGCGATGGAAAAAGGAGTGTTCGCAGAGGAGATCGTTGGAGTTAGCATTCCTCAACGTAAAGGTGATCCAATCGTTGTGACAGAAGATGAAGGCCCACGTAGAGGCAGTTCACTTGAAGCATTGGCGAAACTACGCCCAGCGTTCGGTAAAGACGGTAGTGTCACAGCTGGAAACGCACCCGGCATTAACGACGGTGCATGTGCTGTAGTGTTAATGAATGAAGACGAAGCGAAAAAGCAAGGCAAAGAACCGCTTGCTATTATTCTTGGTCACGCGGAAGTAGCCATCGAACCGGAACGTTTCCCAGAAACACCAGGTCACGTCATTAAGGCATTACTTGAGAAAACAGGGAAAACAGCAGACGACATTGATTTATACGAAATCAATGAAGCATTCGCAGTCGTTGCGCTCGCAAGCTCACAAATTGCTGGACTGGACGAAGAAAAAGTGAACGTCAATGGTGGCGCAGTCGCACTAGGTCACCCAATCGGTGCAAGCGGAGCGCGTGTTGTACTTACATTGGCGAATGAACTAAAACGTCGCGGTGGTGGAATCGGTATCGCAGCAATCTGTTCAGGTGGCGGCCAAGGCGATGCGATCATGATTGAAGTACCCAAAACTAACTGA